One Sodalinema gerasimenkoae IPPAS B-353 DNA segment encodes these proteins:
- a CDS encoding elongation factor G: MTPTQSSPWRNIAIVGPYLSGKTTLLESILSVTGAISRKGTVENGTTIGDNSPESQNRSMSVEVSAAYTQHGEVQFTFLDCPGSIEFAQETANALIGVGSAVIVCEPDVSRVLTLAPLFKLLDDWKIPHLLFINKVDRATSSFTEVLQALKTVSSRPLIPHQYPIRKGDEVSGFIDLVSEQAFQYHPGAPSDPIPLPEELKAEEQAARQEMLEGLADFDDRLLEELLEDIDPSQGEIIKDMKQELTADLIVPVFMGVATEDYGVRHLLDALAKETPEPAETAKRRGVKASNEVMAQVLKTYYTAQGGKQSLVRVWNGTLTEGMTLNDTRVGGVYRLMGADQKNVQTAEMGEIVALGRLENVQTGDTLSSQGTLELPRAESLPPVYGLAIAPENRKDEVKVSGALTKLVEEDPALTWEQNRETHEILLWGQGEIHLQVALDRLRRKYNLPMTGRPPKIQYKETVRQAVESVHGRYKHQSGGHGQFGDVYLDIAPLPRGEGFQFRETIVGGAVPKQYIPGVETGVREYLVQGPLGFPVVDVAVTLTNGSYHTVDSSEQAFKQAARVAMQAGMVQSQPTLLEPILSVEIYSPSESTSKVLQVISTHRGQILGYEGYEGWPGWDKISAYFPQAEMQDLIVELRSATMGVASYRWQYDRLEPVPDKLAKRILTQQDG, encoded by the coding sequence ATGACCCCTACCCAATCCTCCCCTTGGCGTAATATCGCAATCGTCGGCCCCTACCTGAGTGGGAAAACCACGCTCCTAGAGAGTATCCTCTCGGTAACGGGGGCGATTTCCCGTAAAGGAACCGTTGAGAACGGAACTACCATCGGTGATAACAGTCCCGAGTCTCAGAACCGCAGCATGAGTGTGGAAGTCTCGGCGGCCTATACCCAGCATGGAGAGGTTCAGTTTACGTTCCTCGACTGTCCCGGTTCCATTGAATTTGCCCAAGAGACGGCCAATGCTTTGATTGGGGTGGGATCAGCGGTGATTGTCTGTGAGCCAGATGTCAGCCGAGTCTTGACCCTGGCGCCCCTCTTCAAACTGCTTGATGACTGGAAAATTCCCCATTTATTGTTCATCAACAAGGTTGATCGGGCCACATCCAGTTTTACGGAAGTGTTGCAAGCCCTAAAAACGGTGTCCTCCCGGCCGCTAATTCCCCATCAATATCCCATCCGCAAGGGGGATGAGGTGAGCGGATTTATTGATCTCGTCAGTGAACAGGCTTTTCAATACCATCCTGGGGCCCCCTCCGATCCGATTCCTCTCCCGGAGGAGTTGAAAGCTGAGGAACAGGCGGCCCGTCAAGAAATGCTAGAGGGCCTCGCGGACTTTGACGATCGCCTCCTTGAAGAACTCCTAGAGGATATCGATCCCTCCCAAGGGGAGATTATCAAAGATATGAAACAGGAACTGACGGCGGATCTCATTGTGCCGGTGTTCATGGGGGTGGCCACGGAAGATTACGGAGTTCGTCATCTCCTGGATGCTTTGGCGAAGGAAACCCCAGAACCGGCGGAAACCGCGAAGCGACGGGGGGTTAAGGCTTCCAATGAGGTCATGGCCCAGGTTCTCAAAACCTATTACACGGCCCAGGGCGGCAAACAATCCCTGGTTCGGGTTTGGAATGGAACTCTCACGGAAGGGATGACCCTCAATGATACCCGTGTAGGGGGGGTCTATCGTCTGATGGGGGCGGATCAGAAAAATGTTCAAACGGCCGAGATGGGCGAGATTGTGGCCCTGGGACGGTTGGAGAATGTTCAAACTGGGGATACTCTCAGTTCTCAGGGAACTCTGGAGTTACCTCGGGCGGAGAGTTTACCGCCAGTCTATGGTTTGGCGATCGCCCCTGAGAATCGCAAGGATGAGGTAAAAGTCAGTGGGGCGTTGACGAAACTCGTCGAAGAAGATCCCGCCCTCACCTGGGAACAAAATCGTGAGACTCATGAAATTTTGCTGTGGGGCCAGGGTGAGATTCATCTTCAGGTAGCCCTGGATCGACTGCGGCGTAAATATAACTTGCCCATGACGGGACGGCCGCCCAAGATTCAGTATAAAGAAACGGTGCGTCAGGCCGTTGAGTCGGTTCACGGCCGCTATAAACATCAAAGTGGCGGTCATGGCCAGTTTGGCGATGTTTATTTAGATATTGCCCCTCTTCCTCGCGGTGAGGGCTTCCAGTTTCGGGAAACCATTGTCGGGGGGGCAGTTCCTAAGCAATATATCCCTGGGGTGGAAACGGGAGTGCGCGAGTATCTAGTCCAGGGGCCGTTAGGCTTTCCGGTGGTGGATGTGGCGGTGACGCTGACGAATGGGTCTTATCACACGGTGGATAGTTCGGAACAGGCCTTTAAACAGGCAGCCCGGGTGGCGATGCAGGCGGGGATGGTGCAATCTCAACCAACGCTCCTCGAACCCATTTTGTCGGTGGAAATTTATAGTCCTAGTGAGTCTACCTCGAAGGTGTTACAGGTGATTAGCACCCATCGCGGTCAAATTCTGGGCTATGAGGGGTATGAGGGCTGGCCTGGTTGGGATAAAATCTCGGCTTATTTCCCTCAGGCGGAAATGCAGGATCTGATTGTGGAGTTGCGATCGGCCACCATGGGGGTGGCCAGTTATCGCTGGCAGTACGATCGCCTCGAACCAGTCCCCGATAAGCTGGCCAAACGGATTCTGACTCAGCAAGACGGTTAG
- a CDS encoding RNA recognition motif domain-containing protein: MSIRLYVGNLPKDVERDELQDFFQDAGELLSVKVITDRKTGKCRGFGFVTAKNDEQADQIVEAFNGKEFKESALKVEKAMPRKKGKEKSDAPPVAKSSSSGSRTARSSSSSRSSSSSSDSAQPDPRWADELSKLKQMLASQTTNS; this comes from the coding sequence ATGTCTATTCGCCTTTATGTCGGTAACTTGCCCAAAGATGTGGAGCGGGACGAACTGCAAGACTTTTTCCAAGACGCGGGTGAGCTGCTGTCTGTGAAAGTCATCACCGATCGCAAAACCGGAAAATGCCGGGGCTTTGGCTTCGTCACCGCTAAAAATGACGAACAGGCCGACCAAATTGTGGAAGCCTTCAACGGTAAAGAGTTTAAAGAGAGCGCCCTGAAAGTCGAGAAAGCCATGCCTCGTAAGAAAGGCAAGGAAAAATCTGATGCCCCTCCTGTGGCTAAATCCAGCTCTTCGGGCAGCCGCACCGCCCGTTCGAGTTCATCGAGTCGTAGTAGTTCTAGCTCCTCCGATAGTGCCCAACCCGATCCCCGCTGGGCTGATGAACTCTCGAAGCTCAAGCAAATGTTGGCCTCTCAAACCACCAACTCTTAA
- a CDS encoding IctB family putative bicarbonate transporter: MTDIWTSLTLSQWSPQRWQSGSYGCRLLFGSLGAWKTGSWLMQWADSLGVLVLSVLFALAPFVSTTLIGVLLALCAAFLLLLVLSDNSDIALTPIHIGVGLYWLVASLATALSRVPEQAMRGWVKLTLFLVVFALAARVLRSKKLRSVLITVYLHTALVVSVYGMRQVFFGATPLATWTDPTSASANVTRVYSYLGNPNLLAGYLIPAIALSLGAVFAWERWPRKALALVMFALNSIVLFQTYSRGGWIGMAATLFVFALLMVYGWRDRLPRPWRNWAIPAVLGGTVAVLLIAVTAVPPIRDRVSSLFIGRADSSNNFRINVWTSVIEMIRDHPVLGIGPGNEAFNQVYPLYMRPRYTALSAYSVLLEITVETGLVGLTAFLWLLLVTVQQALIQLQRLRRQANPDAFILIAAVASLAGFMAHGLVDTVWYRPQINTLWWLCLALVASFYPSLPPHSQPSEPS; encoded by the coding sequence ATGACCGATATTTGGACATCTTTAACCCTGTCCCAATGGTCACCCCAACGCTGGCAGAGCGGTAGTTACGGCTGCCGTCTTCTGTTTGGCTCCCTGGGGGCCTGGAAAACAGGAAGCTGGTTGATGCAATGGGCCGACAGTCTCGGCGTACTGGTGTTGAGTGTTCTGTTTGCCCTCGCACCGTTTGTTTCAACGACCCTGATTGGGGTTCTTCTGGCTCTATGTGCAGCGTTTTTGCTGTTGTTGGTCCTCTCCGATAATAGTGACATTGCCCTAACCCCGATTCATATTGGGGTGGGACTCTATTGGCTGGTGGCCAGTCTCGCCACGGCTCTGTCACGGGTTCCGGAACAGGCGATGCGCGGCTGGGTTAAACTAACCCTGTTTCTGGTGGTGTTTGCCCTCGCAGCACGAGTCCTCAGGTCTAAAAAACTTCGGTCCGTCCTAATTACCGTTTACCTCCATACGGCCCTGGTGGTAAGTGTTTATGGGATGCGTCAAGTCTTCTTTGGGGCCACTCCCTTAGCCACCTGGACCGATCCCACCTCCGCCTCAGCGAACGTGACACGGGTATATAGCTATCTCGGGAACCCTAATCTCTTGGCGGGGTATCTGATTCCGGCGATCGCCCTGAGTTTAGGAGCGGTCTTTGCCTGGGAACGCTGGCCCCGTAAGGCATTGGCTCTAGTGATGTTCGCGTTGAATAGCATTGTGCTGTTTCAAACTTACAGTCGAGGGGGCTGGATTGGCATGGCGGCCACCTTATTTGTCTTCGCCTTATTAATGGTGTATGGCTGGCGCGATCGCCTCCCTCGGCCCTGGCGAAACTGGGCCATTCCCGCCGTCTTGGGTGGGACTGTTGCCGTTCTCCTCATTGCCGTAACCGCCGTTCCCCCCATTCGCGATCGCGTCTCTAGTCTCTTTATTGGCCGGGCCGACAGTAGCAACAACTTCCGCATCAACGTCTGGACCTCGGTCATCGAGATGATTCGCGACCATCCCGTCTTAGGAATTGGTCCCGGTAACGAGGCCTTCAATCAGGTCTATCCTCTCTATATGCGCCCCCGCTACACTGCCCTAAGTGCCTATTCCGTGCTGTTAGAGATTACCGTAGAAACTGGGTTAGTGGGGCTGACGGCCTTCCTGTGGTTGTTGCTGGTGACCGTTCAACAGGCCCTAATCCAACTACAACGGCTGCGTCGTCAGGCCAATCCTGATGCCTTTATTTTGATTGCGGCGGTGGCCAGCTTAGCTGGATTTATGGCCCATGGCCTCGTTGATACGGTATGGTATCGTCCCCAAATCAACACCCTCTGGTGGCTCTGCCTAGCCCTGGTTGCTAGTTTTTACCCCAGTCTGCCCCCCCATTCCCAACCCTCTGAGCCGTCCTAA
- the patX gene encoding heterocyst-inhibiting protein PatX: MRNSLVLSALLLGLSSSVAPVPEIAEEANPEQVAFRGFLSAQTEQKDEVEPHRGSGRRRFQPDAHQHQSGESFLPVIGL; this comes from the coding sequence ATGCGTAACTCCTTGGTTCTGTCGGCCTTGCTTTTGGGATTAAGCTCATCCGTTGCTCCCGTCCCTGAAATTGCTGAAGAAGCCAACCCTGAGCAAGTCGCCTTTCGCGGCTTTCTCTCGGCACAAACTGAGCAGAAAGATGAAGTCGAACCCCATCGGGGCAGTGGTCGCCGCCGCTTTCAACCGGATGCTCATCAGCATCAGTCGGGAGAGTCTTTCCTCCCGGTTATCGGTTTGTAA
- a CDS encoding FAD-dependent oxidoreductase, translating into MSVIRDRHSVDVLVVGGGTGGTAAAIQAARQGVNTLLVSEFPWLGGMLTAAGVSAPDGNELLALQTGLWGQFLRELQQRQPGGLDWGWVSFFTFNPAVGAKIFQDWVEALPNLHCIWGQTPQGVRLENNRLREVEFQDFDVTAEIILDGTELGDLLALAGIPHRWGWEWRSQFQEPSAPETPNSQTARYPVQAMTWVGVLQDYGEGAVAPAIPAPPIDVASDFLGAWENYGVEKFLNYGRLPGDRFMLNWPQHGNDYGVNLQRLIESPQARRDCLQEAKWRTQSFARFLQRRLGRRYGFAQGLFPQAESGLALHPYFRESRRLVGVKTVCEPDVLPQFGGKVAPLPLGEQGVEAIAIGNYANDHHYPNWDFPVQPKSLRWGGRWTGTPFALPYSCLIPIEMDGLLACEKNISVSHIANGCTRLQPLVMNLGQAAGLAAALSVQRRCQPRELPVRVLQDALLSDQQAPAAVIPLFNALLENPDWQHWQRYYLNHPDEYPVTGYHPAETTVMRRPPDAEAISGRFEVSGPQEYQLQVGDRLWKLVTLHPSVDRQLQSYPQGQLLSGWGRFNASGQWLRLEGIFS; encoded by the coding sequence ATGTCCGTTATACGCGATCGCCATTCTGTGGATGTTTTGGTAGTTGGAGGGGGAACCGGAGGCACAGCGGCGGCAATTCAGGCAGCGCGACAGGGGGTCAATACCCTATTAGTCAGTGAATTTCCCTGGTTGGGGGGAATGCTCACCGCCGCTGGGGTGAGTGCTCCCGATGGGAACGAACTCCTGGCCCTACAGACGGGCCTGTGGGGACAGTTTTTGCGGGAATTACAACAACGTCAACCGGGGGGACTCGATTGGGGTTGGGTGAGTTTCTTTACCTTCAATCCCGCCGTTGGGGCGAAGATTTTTCAAGATTGGGTGGAGGCCTTGCCCAATTTACACTGTATTTGGGGACAAACGCCCCAAGGGGTCAGACTTGAGAACAATCGCCTGCGGGAGGTTGAGTTTCAAGACTTTGATGTAACCGCCGAGATCATTTTAGATGGCACAGAATTAGGAGATCTCCTGGCCCTGGCGGGGATTCCCCATCGCTGGGGTTGGGAATGGCGATCGCAGTTCCAGGAACCCAGCGCCCCGGAAACCCCGAACTCCCAAACCGCTCGCTATCCGGTACAGGCCATGACCTGGGTGGGGGTGCTACAAGACTACGGCGAGGGAGCCGTGGCCCCGGCAATTCCCGCTCCGCCTATTGATGTGGCCTCAGACTTCCTCGGGGCTTGGGAAAATTACGGGGTGGAGAAATTCCTCAATTACGGTCGCCTTCCGGGTGATCGCTTCATGCTCAATTGGCCCCAGCATGGCAACGATTATGGTGTGAACCTACAACGGCTGATTGAGTCTCCCCAAGCCCGTCGCGATTGTTTACAAGAAGCCAAATGGCGAACTCAGAGCTTTGCCCGCTTCCTCCAACGGCGATTGGGCCGACGCTATGGCTTCGCCCAGGGACTCTTCCCCCAGGCAGAATCAGGATTAGCCTTACATCCCTACTTTCGCGAAAGTCGTCGTCTGGTGGGGGTCAAAACCGTCTGTGAACCGGATGTGTTACCCCAATTCGGCGGGAAAGTCGCGCCCCTCCCCCTGGGTGAGCAAGGAGTTGAGGCGATCGCCATTGGTAACTACGCCAACGATCATCATTATCCCAACTGGGACTTCCCCGTCCAGCCCAAATCCCTACGTTGGGGAGGGCGCTGGACAGGAACGCCCTTTGCCCTGCCTTATAGTTGTCTAATTCCCATTGAGATGGATGGCTTATTAGCCTGTGAAAAAAATATCTCCGTCTCCCATATTGCCAATGGTTGCACCCGCCTCCAGCCCCTGGTGATGAACCTTGGCCAAGCAGCAGGATTGGCGGCCGCCCTCTCAGTTCAGCGTCGTTGTCAGCCTCGGGAGTTGCCCGTTCGCGTGCTGCAAGATGCCCTCCTGAGCGATCAACAAGCCCCCGCCGCCGTGATTCCCCTATTTAACGCCCTTCTGGAGAATCCCGATTGGCAACATTGGCAGCGGTATTATCTCAACCATCCCGACGAGTATCCCGTCACCGGCTATCATCCAGCCGAAACCACCGTCATGCGGCGGCCACCGGATGCCGAGGCCATTTCAGGGCGCTTCGAGGTGAGTGGCCCCCAAGAGTATCAACTCCAGGTGGGCGATCGCCTCTGGAAGCTGGTTACCCTCCACCCCAGCGTAGATCGACAACTGCAAAGTTACCCCCAGGGCCAACTCCTTTCTGGTTGGGGTCGGTTCAACGCCTCAGGACAATGGTTACGACTTGAGGGAATTTTCTCCTGA